The DNA sequence ACCTAGTCCACGTGCAATTTCCTCTACTTTTGCGTCAATTGTGTAAAAGTCGTTGTTCGTTAACATGTCTTGAATCGTGCCAACCTCTTCAAGCAGCTTCGTCATTTCATCGGGGTCAACATCCCCCATTTTTTCATACATCGCATTCATATCTGCTTCCATGTCATACAAATACTTAAAAGCATCTTTAAGAACATCACGTATCGTTTTACCTTTTTCTAATACAGTATGTTGATCGAGAAAGCCAACCCGTACATTTTTAGCCCATTCAATTTTTCCATCGTCTGGATCTAATTGACGGGTAATAATATTCATAAAAGTCGATTTCCCTTCACCATTGGCACCGATGAGCCCAATGTGTTCGCCCTTCAATAATCGAAAAGAAACATTATTAAAAATAGCTCTATCACCGAAACCATGGCTTAAATTTTTTACCGTTAAAATACTCATAGTAACATCGTCACCTTTATAATTAATATAGTTGATTAAAAAATTCCGTTCATATTTTGAACTCGGTTGAAAAGTAAGATAAAATCAAGTTCAGATATAAAAATACACTGTTCGAAAAAAGGAGTAGCAAATGAGTCATACATCGTCTATCATACATAGTTTTCAGCCATTTTTACAAGAGGCTTGGAAAAAATCTCATTTTAAAGAGGTAACAGAAATTCAAAAGCAAGTCATTCCTGCTATTTTAGAGGGACAAGATATTATTGCAGAATCACCAACAGGTACGGGAAAAACGCTTGCCTATTTGTTGCCAACATTAGAAAAAATTGATGTTAATAAAAAGGAGATGCAAGTACTTATCTTTGCATCATCACGAGAGCTTGTTATGCAAATTTTAGAAGAAATTCGCATATGGACAGAAGGGAGCAGTATCGGCAGAGCAGCACTTATTGGTGGTGCGAATGTAAAGAGGCAAATAGATAAACTGAAGAAGAAGCCGCAAATTGTTGTAGCAACTCCAGGAAGAGCTGTTGAGCTAATGCAGCAGAAGAAGTTGAAGGTTCATGAAGTGAAAACGGTCGTGTTTGATGAAGCAGATCAACTTTTCTCAAACGAACATCAAAAACAAATAGATCATGTATTAAAGTCAACGTTAAAGGATCGTCAAATTTTAGTTTTCTCTGCAACTTTAAATGAACTTGTAGAGGAAAAGGCGAAGATTCGAATGAACGATGCAAAAGTGGTACGAGTGAAGTTAGATGAAGAAGCAAATAATGTAGAGCATGTCTATATTATCTGTGAGCAAAGAGATAAAATGACAACGCTAAGACGGCTTATAAATCTAAAAGGATTACGGGCATTAGCTTTTTCAAATGATATTCAATTACTTTCAACATATGCGGCTAAATTAGAGTACGATGGCATGCCATTAGGTTTACTTCATAGTGAAACAACGAAGCAAGAGAGGGAACAAGCATTGAGACAATTTCGTGAAAAACGTACGCCACTGTTACTCGCGACAGATGTGGCCTCAAGAGGATTAGATATTAAGGAACTGACGCATGTGTTTCAATTAGATGTTCCGAGGGATGCAGAGCAATATAAGCATCGGGCCGGAAGAACAGGGCGAGCTGGGCAAGAGGGGACGGTCATTTCTCTTGTGACAGAGCAAGAGGTTCAAAAGCTACTTCAATTAGGTAAAAAATTGTCTTTGACTATGTACGAAAAGCGTTTAT is a window from the Evansella cellulosilytica DSM 2522 genome containing:
- a CDS encoding DEAD/DEAH box helicase codes for the protein MSHTSSIIHSFQPFLQEAWKKSHFKEVTEIQKQVIPAILEGQDIIAESPTGTGKTLAYLLPTLEKIDVNKKEMQVLIFASSRELVMQILEEIRIWTEGSSIGRAALIGGANVKRQIDKLKKKPQIVVATPGRAVELMQQKKLKVHEVKTVVFDEADQLFSNEHQKQIDHVLKSTLKDRQILVFSATLNELVEEKAKIRMNDAKVVRVKLDEEANNVEHVYIICEQRDKMTTLRRLINLKGLRALAFSNDIQLLSTYAAKLEYDGMPLGLLHSETTKQEREQALRQFREKRTPLLLATDVASRGLDIKELTHVFQLDVPRDAEQYKHRAGRTGRAGQEGTVISLVTEQEVQKLLQLGKKLSLTMYEKRLYKGELV